GCCCTAGGGCCACGGCTATGGGACCTGTGGGCAACATGCAGGTCGAAAAGACTGAGAAGGCCGGGGAATCTGTCAGCGAGCGATGTTGCTCAGGGCCGGCCAGATCAGATCACCCGGGGCAGCGGCGGCCGGCCACGTCGGGGCTTCCTTGAAGGTTTCGGCTCTTCTTCCGGTGAATGCCATATGATTCCGTCCCCCGTTCACACCATCAGCCAGTTTTTATCGGGCTGCGACTGAAGTGACGGCGAGCCTGACCGTCGGGCATCATCTTTCCCGCTCCCCTCCCCCGGTCGCAACGATCTTCGGCGGCTTGAACCCGCCATGACCGGAACAGGACAACCGAGCGTGCGGCCGGTCGACAGAATGCGGTTTTCTGCCACTTGTAAAAAGCGCCCACAGCGCCGGGAAAGAGGGTGTGCCGTCGCCGGCGGCGTTCAGAGGGTCGCGATATCGGCGACGACGATGCCGGGGACGACGCCCATGACGTCGGACGATGCCACCTCCAGGGTGCAGTCCGAGCGGCCGCTGCCGCACAGGACCCGCCCCATACCGGTGACGGCGGTGTCGACCACCACCGTCACCGCGGGGTGCGCGCACAGCGGAGTGACCCCGCCGGGCTCCATGTCGAGCCGGCCGAGCAGGTCGGGGCCGGCCGGCCGGACGTCCTGCCGGCGGGCACCCACCGCCGAGGCGAGCTGCCCGTACCGGATACGGCCGGGACCGGGGATCGCGGCCAGCACGATGACGCCGGAGAGCAGGCCGAAGGCGAGGGTCTTGACGGAGTTGAGCACGTCGTCGCCGGTGAACACGGTGCGCGCGAGGATGTCCTCTCCGGTGCGGATCGCGTCGTGCCGGTGCACGACGTACTCCACCCCGGCCTTCTCGAGCAGTTCGACCACCGCTGGGGAGGGCATAGCCGACGAAGTCTCCACGCTGCATCCTCGCTCGTACCGCGACCCGCACAGGCCCGAAAGCCTAGCGCGCCGGCCCTCCCCGGCACCGGCCTTCACGGTACGCCCCTGGCCCTCCCCTCCCAGGCGCGCGCCCACCGCCGAGACCTTCCGCACGGGCCGCCCCCTGCGTTCCCCCAGCCACGGACGCGCCCCTCCCCACCCCGCGACCGCGACCTTCCGCACAGAGGGCCGCACCCGCCTTCGCGCTACGACTGGCCACCTCGCGGGGATGCCGTAGCCATCGACGCGCCGCGACCTCGGCCTTTCTCACCCTGCGCCCGCAGCCTCCGCGGTGCTGCCGCCAAGGCCTCGCCGTGTCCTTCCACGAGATGCGGCCGCACCCGCCTTCGCGCTACGACTGGCCACCTCGCGGGGATGCCGTAGCCATCGACGCGCCGCGACCTCGGCCTTTCTCACCCTGCGCCCGCAGCCTCCGCGGTGCTGCCGCCAAGGCCTCCCAGGGCGACCCCGCCGGGCGGAGCGGTGGCAGCGTGGGCTGTCGGGGTCAGGCCTCGTCGGTGGGGGCGTGCCGGTCCTGTGGCGTCACCCCCGCTCCGACCGGTTCGCGGGCTATCGGGGAGAAGTCGTAGCGGTCCAGGGGGTCGGTCTTCAGGTCGGTGATCAGGGCGTTGGCGGCCTGGACGCGGGAGACGACCGCGGGGCTGGCCAGGGTGATCGCGATGCTGTCGGCGAACGGGGCGCCCATGTCGGTCAGCTGAAGGGTCTCGTCGGACACCGCGAGCAGGCCGTGCTCGATGAAGGGCGTCAGTTCGCCGGCGAAGCGGTCGAGCGGGTCCGCGCCGTAACGCCGGCGGTACTCGGCCCTGTTCACCCCGCTGGAGCGCAGCGGGAACATCACCGCGCGGCGCATCCGCTCCTCCAGGTCGAGCTCGGCGCTGCGCCACACCGGTGGGCGCCCGCTGTCCACGGCCGCCATGTACCGGTCGAGGGTGCACTCGTTGTAGAACTGCGTGTGGCCGACGTACCCGAAGCCGGACACCCCGAACGGCAGCAGGTTGATGTCCTCGATGGAGTCGTACTTGTTCTCCTGCTGGCGCGAGTGCTGCTCGGCCTTGGCGTAGTAGAACAGCGGCCCCCGGCGGAAGCCCATGTGCCGCATGATCGACTCGGTGATGAAGTGCATCAGCAGACGCTCTTCGTTCCCGGGGAAGATCTCGGGCGACTTGCGGTAGTGCATCGAGATCGGGTCGGCCTGCTTGAACATCAGCGGGAAGATGTTGAACTTCTCGACGCCCGCCTCGAGCAGGGTGCGGATGCTGGAGTACCAGTTCTCCGCGTTCTGGTACGGAAGCCCGAAGATCAGGTCGACCGAGAGGTTGTCGACGCCGCGGTCGGCCAGCATCCGAAGCAGCCGGTGCACGTCTGCCGCCGTGTGGCCCCGGTTGAGCTTGCGCAGGATGCGGTCCTCCATCGACTGCACCCCGAACACCCAGCGGTTCACACCCGCTTCGGCGATGGCGTCCAGCCGCTCGCCGTAGTCCGGGGCGTCGATCACGCTCGGATGGAGCTCGAAGGTCGTCTCCGTCTCACCGGTGATCCGCACCGCACCGCGGAGTCTCGCGAACACCTCGGTGATCTGCCGGGGGCTGAGGTACGAGGGTGTGCCGCCGCCGAAGTACACCGTCTGCGCCACGGGGTGCCCGGTCAGCTCGCCGGTGCCCGCCAGCTCCCGGTACAGGGCGCCCAGATACCGCTCCACGCGCTGCTCGGGCGGCAGGATCTCCTTCGCGAAGTGGCAGAAGGTGCAGCGCTGTTCACAGAACGGGATGTGCACGTAGACACTGCACCGATCGGTGGCCAGCGGCAGAAATCTCTCGGGCCGAGCCGAACCCATCGCCTTGAGCGGCGGATAGGTGCCGATCAGGTAGTAGTTCTCGATCGGCTGTAAAATTCCCAGTTTTTCGAGTGCGGGCAGGGGAAGCGCCGCGACACTGGCCCGCGCCTCGTCCAGGACCTGCCGAAAGGACGGAAATGCAGAGGTGGATGCATTGCTCAACTGCTAGCTCCTTGAATGGCCGCTCCGACGCGGCGGCGGATTTCGACAGCAGTGAACCAGCCAACCCGTTCAAGGGAACAGAGACGTTGACCGGCTGTCAACCGACCCGTAGAGAATCAGCCAGCGTCCACGTTCTGGGACGGGGGTTGACACTCCGTCCGGCGACCGGGTTGGCTTTCGTTTCCATGTGAACACGACCCGGCCGGACAGGTGTTTTCCTTTGTACGCCGAGCGGCCGGGCGTCAATTCGGCCGACGCGGCAGGGTTTGATCCACCGAACAGCTTCGTCGAAAGCCAGGGGGGCGTGTCATGCGTGTGCGCAGTTTCCGGGGACAAACCTACGACGAGGTGTTCGCCACCTGTGACCTGCCGCCCGAACCCGGTGCCGGCGCATTGTCGGAGGCGGTCGACCGGTTCCGCCACCGCACCGGCGGCATCCCGCTGACCGCCGTCGTCTTCGGCACCCTGGGCGCACGGTCCGGGGAGTTACCGGACCTGCCCGCCGTCCACGCGGGCGACCAGTACCCGCGCCGGTCCCCGTCCGCCGCCCTGGAGATCCGCGGCATCGTGCCCACCTCCCCCGCCGTGACCGTGGACGCCGTGGCACCGGGCGCGGTGGCGGTGCGCAGCGACGGGACCACGCGGCTCGTGTGCGCCGTGGACCGCCCGGCGGGCGCCGGTTTCGGTGCGCAGGCGGCCGAGGCGTTCGAGACCGTCGCCTCCGCCCTCGCCCGGGCCGGCCTCAAACCCCAGCACATCAGCCGGACCTGGTACTTCATCGGCGACATCGACCACAACTACGAGGAGTTCAACACCGTCAGGAACTCCTACTTCGACGCGTGGGGCCTCACCCGCTACCCGGCGAGCACCGGGATAGGCGCCGGCCTTCCGGGAACGGCGTCGATCAGCGTCCTGGTGGAGGCCACCGACGCGCTCGAGGGCCAGTTCGGCACCTTCGACACCGGCCTGCAGTGCCCGCCGGTCACCTACGGCCCGCGGTTCGTCCGCGCCAACGAGGTCGTCTGCAACGGCCTGCGCACCGTCAACATCTCCGGCATCTCCAGCGTCACCCGGGACGGCAGCTCCCTCAGCGGCGATCTCGACGCACTGGTCGACCACACCCTGCGCTCCTTCTTCGACCTGCTGGCGTCCACCGGCATGACGGCGCAGGACATCGCCTCGTCCTACGTCTACTGCAAGGGCGACGAGGTCCGCCGGGTGTACGAGCGGTACGCCGAAGAGCGGCAACTGTCCTTCCCCCGGCTGGTCAACCACGTGGACGTCTGCCGGCCGGATCTTGCACTGGAGATCGAGGCCAGGGCGGTGCGGCCGGTCCCGGCCGCGGAGCACCTGTCGTGACCGTCGTCATCATCGACAACTACGACTCCTTCACCCACAACCTGGCCCACTGCGTCGCCGCCGGCGGCCGGCCCTTCAAGGTGCTGCGCAACACGGTGTCCCTGGCCGAGATCGACGCCGCCGCCCCGACCCACCTGGTGCTCTCCCCCGGCCCGGGAGACGTCGGCGATCCCGCGAGCTACGGCGTGTGCGAGGCGGCGCTCGCCCACTACGCGGGGCGCGTTCCGGTACTGGGCGTCTGCCTCGGCCACCAGGTCGTCGCCAAGCACTACGGCGCACGGGTGCGGCGTTGCGGCGTGGTGCGGCACGGCTGGGTCTCGGCCGTGGACCGTACGGCGCCCTCCGGGCTGTTCACCGGCATCGGCGCGCGGTTCACGGCGATGCGCTACCACAGCCTGGCCGTGGCCGCCGAGTCCCTGCCCGCGGACCTGCGGATCACCTGCGTGGCCGCGGAGGACGGCGAGGTCATGGCCGTACAGCACCGGCGGCACGCCGTCTACGGCATCCAGTTCCATCCCGAGTCCATCGGCACCGAAGAGGGGCCGACCATCATGCGGAACTTCCTGCGAGTATCCCCAGGATCGGAGAAGTCATGACCGCTGAGTGGATTTACGACGTCTCCGGCGCCGGCAAGGCGGAGATCATCGACCAGATCATCGAGGCGGAGAAGCACATTCCGGGCCTGGTGTTCAGCTACCCGCCGATCTCGACCTGGCAGCCGGAGGGCGTCACGGACCTCACTCCGGAGGATCTGTGGGAGGGAAGCGACGTCTTCTCCTTCAACCTGTACCTCCACATCCCGTTCTGCCGCCAGAAGTGCAGCTTCTGCTACTACAGCGTCGCCGTCGTACAGGACGACACCCAGGTCATCTGGGACTACCTGCACTGCCTGGAGAAGGAGGCGCTGCGCTACCGCTCCGCGGTGGCCGGCAAGAAGGTGGAGACGGTGTTCATCGGGGGCGGCACGCCGAGCCGGCTCAACGAGGAGCAGATCCACTTCCTCTTCGACCGGGTCATCGGCCGGTTCGACCTGTCCGAGTGCCGGGAGATCACCTACGAGTGCTCCCCCGACTCGGCGACCCGTGGCCGCATCGGGGTGATGGCCGAGCGGGGCGTGAACCGGCTGTCCATGGGCGTGCAGAGCCTGGACCCGGAGATCCTGCGCAAGTCCCGGCGCAACGACAGCCCGGACGAGGTCGTCGCGACGTACTACAACATGGTCGAGAGCGGCGTGCCCAATGTGAACATCGACCTCATCGCGGGCATCGAGCGCGAGGCGTTCGACAACATGGAACGCACCATGGACGCGGTCGCCGCGCTGGACCCGATCCCCACGCAGATCACCCTGTTCACGCTGTCCGTGCGCGAGGGGTCGATCAACAAGAAGACCCTGAAGGCGGAGGAGCCCGCCGACCTCTTCCGGCGCAGCCTGGCCCTGTACCGCTATGCGAAGCGGCGGATGGACGCGCTCGGTTACTGGCAGTACTCCCGCAACCTCTTCCCGCGGGACAACTGGATCTTCCACTACCAGGACAACCACTGGGGCAGGAACGGCTATGTCCTGGCCCTCGGTTCGAGCGGCTACAGCCACGCGCACGGCTACACCTACCTCAACACCTTCAACTACCGCCAGTACATGAAGAAGGTGGAGGCCGGCGAGAGCGCGGTGGAGAAGCTGTACCCGCTGACCGCCGAGGAGTCCCTGCGGCGCCATCTGGTGCTCGCGATGAAGCACACCGAGCTGGACATCGACGACTTCAACTCCTACTACCCGGACGGCACCCGGCCGCTCGACCGGTTCGAGACGGTCTTCGCGGCGCTGGAGGACCTCGGGATCATCACGCGCAACGAGCAGCGGATCCGCTACCGGCCGGAATACGCCGACCTCGCCGACCGCTTCGTACGACTGTTCTACTCCGAGGAGGCCAACGGGCGGATCCGGGGCGAGCGACGACAGGACCTCCAACTGACCCGCCGCGACGCATTCGGCTTCACCATCTGATGCCCCCACAGCCGCCACCCTCCCCCACATCCCCGACTCCACCCACACCCGCGCGTCCGTCCCTGGATCCGTCCCCCTCCCCGGCCGCACCCCTGTCTGCCTCGGCCTCCCCAGCCCCAGCCCCAGCCCCGACCGCGCTCGGCGCGGAAGGCGGTGAGTGGTTCGTGGGGTCTCCTTACCGGCTCGTCGGTCCGTTGGAGCAGCGCTTTGGTGATGTGCTCTGCTATCGGCTGTCCGGCGCGGACGGTCGGCGACGGGTGCTGCTGGCCGTTCTCGACGCCGTGCGCACCGTTCATGAGGACGGGCCGCTGACGCCCGACGGCCTCGCGGACGTCCTGGACGAGGAGCAGCGCCGGGCCGACGCGGCGGTCGGCGGGCCCCCGTTCGTCGGGGACGTCGTCTTCGCCCTCGCCCACGACCTTCAGTGGAGCCTTCGGCCACCGGAGTTGCCCACCGCGCCGCGGGCGGCCCGGCCGCACGGCCCGCTGGCGGTGCTCGCCCGGATCGGTTCGGCGGCCGTGTACGACGAGACCGAGCGGACCGTGCGGACGTACGGGCGGCACGCGGACGAGCTGGCGGCCGTCGTCCGCGCCGGTGCCCGGGACCCGGGGCCCCAACCACCCCCCGGCGCACCGCTGACCCGGCCGCTCACCTGGCTGGACGCCGAGCGGTACGAGCGTCAACTGGCCCTCGCCAAGCGGTATTTCGACAAGGGCGATGTCTACCAGGCGGTCGTCTCCGTACAGGTGCGGGTGCGGCCCCATGCGCCGGTGCACGCCTACTTCGCCACGATCGCCGAGCGGTACGACTCCGCGACGTACGCCTACTGGCTGTCGGCGGCCGGCACCCGCTTCTTCGGGGCCTGCTCGCTGCCGCATGTCATGGTCGCGGACGGCAGGATACGGACCCGGGTGTTCGCCGGGACCGCCCCGGCCGACGACGGAACCGGGTCCGCGATCCGACGGCTGCGCGAGGACCCCAAGTACTTCAGCGAGCATGTGATGCTCGTCGACCTGGAGCGCAACGACATCGGCTCGCTCGCCCTGCCCGGCCGGGTGCGCACCGAGCGGCTGCTCGAGCCCCTGGTCATCGGGCCCACGACCTATCTGGCCACGGACGTCCTCGGCGAGCTGCCGCCGGGGACGGGTCTGGGCGCCGCGCTGCTCGGCACCTTTCCGCGCGGTGTCGTGGTGGGCGCGCCGAAGCTGCGCGCCCAGGAGGTGGTGGCCGAGCTGGAGGAACGGCCGCGCGGGTTCTACTCGGGGGCGCTCGGGATCTACCGGGCCGGGACCCGCTCGGTGGTGTCCAACACCATCGTCACCTGCGGGGAGATCGAGGGGGACGACGTCGTCCTCAGCTGCGGCGGCGGAGTGACCAACGAGTCGACGGCCGCGCAGGAGCTGTCCGAACTGGCCCTGAAACTTGCCTACTTGCGATAGCCGGGGCACCGCACCGGGAAAGGGGAACGGCCACATTGATCACCGTCGGATACAACGGATTCACCGGCTCCGCGGAGCTGTTCGGTCGCCTCTACCGCCGTTCGGGCCGGGACCGCAACCGGGTGCTCGGGCACGACGCCGGCGCCTCCCTCTTCGTGGACGGCGAGCTGGTCGCGGCGGTGGAGGAGGAGCGGCTCTCCCGGCAGAAGCGGACCTCCGACTTCCCCGTCGGCGCCCTGCGCCGGTGTCTGGCGGACGCCGGCATCGCACCGGACGACGTCGACTGTTTCGCCTTCCCCTGGGACTTCTCCGACCGGGTCATGGACGAGCAGCTGAGGGACATCGTGGCCGGGCCGGGCTCCCCGGCGCAGAAGTTCGACGCGCTGTCCCGGCTGAACGAGCTGTACACGACGCTCGTCTCGCGCGAGGCGATCCTCGCCGACCTGCGCACCCGGACCGGGCTGGACGTGCCCGCCGAGAAGCTGCTGCTCGTCCCGCACCATCTGGCCCATCTGATGTGCGGCTACTACCTGTCCGGCGGCGAGGACGCGGCGTTCCTGATCACCGACGGCCGGGCCGAGCACCACTCCTCGGTCATGGGCGAGGTGCGGGGCGGCGCGGTCACCCTGTTCGACGAGTCCGCGATCCCGATCCGGCACTCGCTCGGCCTGCTCTACAGCAAGGTCACCCGGTATCTGGGGTTCATGCCCAACAACGACGAGTACAAGGTGATGGGCCTGAGCGCCTTCGGCTCCGCCCCGGCCGGCCCCAACCCCCTGCTGGAGCACGTGGTCAGGCTGCTGCCGGGCGGCCGTTACGAGCTGTCCTTCGACAACGTGCTGCTGGACACCCAGTCGTACTACGGCTACTTCGACCGGCTCTTCGGCCGTGAAGTCCCGCACGAGGACTGGGACTTCCGGGTCCGGGTGGCCCGGTGGGCGCAGGAGGCGGTCGAGACCGTCACCGCCCACCAGCTGGCCCATCTGGAGACCCGGACCTCGATGTCCCGTCTGCTGGTGGAGGGCGGGGTGGCGCTGAACTGCGTCAACAACACGAAGCTGCTGGAGAGGTCGTCCTTCGCCGAGGTGTGCGTGAGCTTCGGCGCCAGCGATCCCGGTGTCGCCATCGGGGCCGGTTTCTATCCCTCGTTCCTCGCCGGGGAGCGTCCCCGGCCCGTGGACACCCCGTACCTCGGGCCCGCGTTCGGCTCGGCGGCGGCCGAGGCCGCGCTGCGGGCGGCCGGTGACCGGGTGCGCTGGGAGCGGCTCCCGCAGGACCGGCTCCTCGCGCGGACGGCCGAGCTGCTGCGGCAGAAGGTCGTGGTCGGCTGGTTCCAGGGCCGTCTCGAGTACGGGCCCCGGGCGCTCGGGCACCGCAGCATCCTGGCCAACCCCTCCTTCCCGGACATCCAGGACATCATCAATGTCCGCGTGAAGAAAAGGGAAACCTTCCGTCCGTTTGCGCCCGTGGTCCTGGAGTCCGTGGCACCGCGCGTGTTCGAGATGGGAAAGAAGAAGAGCTCGCCCCATATGACTTTCGTATTTAAGGTAAGGAAGGAGTACCGCGATTTGATCGCAGGGGCGACCCACGTCGACGGCACGGCCCGCATCCAGACCATTTCCCGGCGACAGGACCAGGCTCTCGCCGAGCTGCTCGAAATATTCGAGCGGGACACCGGCGTACCGTGTCTGTTGAACACTTCTTTCAATGTGGCCGAAGAGCCGATAGTATCCTCGCCCGAGGATGCCCTTCGCTGCTTCCTCGGCACCGGGATGGATCATCTGGTCCTGGAAGATTTCCTTGTCGGCAAGAACGAAAGATAATGATATGTCCCATTCGGCTGCCGTCTCCGCCGCGCCTTTCTGCCTCTTTCACCAGGCCGGGGTCACCCGCATCGCCACCGGCACGATCCACCGGACGGAGCTGCTCCGGGACCTGCCCCGGCCGACCGGACTGCCCGTCATCAGCATGGTGCCGTATGCCCAGTTGAAGGAGCGCGGCTTCGCGCTGCACGACGGCGGGGAGCCCCTCGTCTCCCTCGTCGCCGAGGAGTGCCGCGAGGTGGACCTGGACGAGATCCTGGACGGCGCCGAACCGGAATTCTCCGTGGGCGAGGTGACGTTCGACGTCGGCGACGAGGAATTCACGGATGTCGTCCGCCGGGTCGTCGAGGACGAGATCTGCCGGGGCGAGGGCTCGAATTTCCTCATCTCCAGGCGCGGCCGGGTGCACATCGAGGGATTCAGCACGGAGGTCGCGAAGACCGTATTCCGGCGGCTGGCCCGTAACGAACTGGGCGCCTATTTCACCTTCTGCTTCTTCGACGGCGAGCGGTACTTCATCGGCTCCTCGCCCGAGCGGCACATCTCCATCACGGGCGAAGCGGTCGTGATGAATCCGATCTGCGGCACCCTGCCCAAGGCCGCGCTCGGCAGCCGGTCGGACCTCATCGAATTCCTCACCGACCCCAAGGAAATCAACGAGCTTTTCCAGGTGGTCGACGAGGAACTGAAGATGATGGCCCGGATCTGCTCGGAGGGCGGTGTGGTCAAGGGGCCGTTCCTCAAGGAGATGGGCTCTCTGATCCACACCGAGTACCTGCTCGAGGGCCACAGCCGGATGGACAAGATCGACGCCTTCCGCGACTCCATGTTCGCCGCCACGATGATCGGCAGCCCCCTGGAGAACGCGGCGCGGGTCATCCACAAGTACGAGCGGGAGTCCCGCCGTTACTACTCCTCCGCGATCATGGTGCACGGCCTGGACGACTCGGGCGAGGAATACCTGGACAGCGCCATCACCATCCGCACCATGGAGGTCTCCGCGGCGGGCGACGCCCTGCTGCAGAGCGGCTGCAGTGTCGTACGCGACTCCTCCCCGGAGAAGGAGACCAAGGAGGTCCAGGCCAAGATCGCCGGCCTGCTGAAGGCACTGCGGAGCACCGAGCGCACCCAGCCGGTGCTCGACGGGTACGTGGACGACCGCGTGAAAGGCATCCTGCAGTCCCGCAACGCCTATCTGTCCCGGTTCTGGATCGACGACCAGCAGGGCAGCGTGGCGCTCGGCGCGCCCGCGCTGAAGTCCATCCTCATCGTCGACAACGAGGACGAGTTCACCCACATGCTGGGGCACGTCTTCCAGCACCTCGGTCTGGACGTGACCGTGCGCGACTACGACGACCCCGAGCTGAACCTGTCCGCCGCCGACCTGGTGCTGGTCGGTCCGGGGCCCGGCGACCCGCGCGACCTCACGGACCCCAAGATGCGCACGGTGCACCGTATCGTCGGCGAACTCCTCGACAAGAAGGCCAAGTTCATCGCCGTGTGCCTCGGGCACCAGGTCGTCTCCAGCCGGCTCGGCATGGAGATCGTCCGGGTCGACCCGCCGTTGCAGGGCGTCCAGCAGCAGGTGGACCTCTTCGGGCAGCACGAACCGGTCGGCTTCTACAACACGTTCTTCGCCCAGCGCCCCGAGGTGGCGCCGGCCGGGGTGGAGATCGCGGCCATGCCCGACGGCCGGGTCATCGCCCTGCGCTCCGAGAAGTTCTGCACCTTCCAGTTCCACGTCGAGTCCCTGCTCACCAGCAACTGCGTTTCCATCCTCGGAAGGGCACTCGAATGGCTTCGGTGAACTTACCTCTGTCCGGCCGGTATTCGGACCGCCTCCTTTTCATCTCGGGGCTCGCCGCGGACGGCCGGGCCGAGGTGTACAAGTTCGTGGATTTCGCGGCCGGCGCGGTGCACGAGACGCGTATTCCCATCGACGAACTCCGCGCCCGTCAGCTCGAGGCGATCGAGACCGGGCTGACCGGGGCGACGCTGCCGTACGGACATACCGCCGCACAGCAACTGCTCGGCTATTTCCTGCACCCGCACGAATTCGTGCAGACCGCCGCCGGTGATCTCGTCGTCTCCTTCAAACAGGCGCCGTACGTCCGGATCCTCGGCGCCGACGGCGAGCGCCTGTGGCCCGCACCGCCGGAACTCGCCTTCGACCGGATGCTCAGCTCGACCAACTGCGAGCCGTCCCCCGGGGTCGTGGGCCTGACGGCGGTGGCGTCCGCCGACCGCTTCGCCCGCTACCGGGGCGAGGACACACTGATCGGCTGCGACCTGCTCACCTATGAACCGGCCACCGGCACCGAACGCCACATCGCCACGGTGCCGCCGTTCATCCGCGACACCCTCCACCAGCTCCAGTACTCGCCGGCCGGCTACCACGTCGGCGTCGACATGGGCCTGGAGGCGGACATCGACGGCCCGGCCGTGAACGGCGCCGAAGGCACCCCCTTCGACGTCACGGCCTACACGCGGGCGCCGTTCCCCCGGTCGGGTTTCTTCGTCCGGGACGCGCACACCGGCGCCGTCACCCTCCACACCCCCGAGACCGCCTGCGCGGCACACGCCGAGATCGACCCCGTCGACCCCTCGGTGTTCTACGTCTCCTGCCACAACATCTCCAAGTGGCAGAACAACGTGGTCGTACACGGCCCGGGAGCCCTGGAGAAATACCGCTGGAGCGACGGGGGCCTCACCCGGCTCGGCCGGTTCACCGATCCGGGTTTCCTGCGGGTGACCTCACAGGCGCTCTTCGAGCGCGGCGGCGAGACGTTCCTCGCCGTGCCCGCGTTCCCCAACCGCTTCTATCTCTTCGACTCCGGCCTGAACGTCGTACGCAGGACCGTGCTGTTCGAGGAGGAGGTGCCCGAGCCGCCGTTCGTGTGCGCCAAGAACACCGCCGCGCCGCTCTACCTCGCCATCTCCGAGGACACCCGGTACGCGTTCCTGACCGGTGCGAGCGACCTGTTCGTGGTCGATCTCGACGACTGCACCCTGGTGGACCGGGTCCGCTTCTGCGAGCCCGGCTCGTTCCTCGCCACCGCGCACATCGACCTCGTGACCCGGTCCGCCGCCGTCCGCCGACTCACCCGGGGAGCCGCCCATGAGCCTGCGTGACCTACCGGTCCGGATCCGGGACAGCGACGAGCCGCGCACCCCCACGGAACTGCTCCTGCAGTCCATCTGGCTGGCCCATCTGCCCGGCAACAGCGTCGGCGTCCACGAGGACTTCTTCGCCGCGGGCGGCAACTCCCTGGGCGCCGTCCGGGTCGTCGGGGCCGTCCGCCGGCAGTGGGAGGTCCGCCTGCCGCTGTCGGCGCTGGCCCAGGGCCACACCATCGCCCGGCTCGCGGCGCTCCTGGACGGCGAACAGGATCCGGCGGAGACCGGGCAGCCGTCCTGCCTCGTCCCGCTGCAGACCGGGACCGGCT
Above is a genomic segment from Streptomyces fodineus containing:
- a CDS encoding chorismate-binding protein; translation: MSHSAAVSAAPFCLFHQAGVTRIATGTIHRTELLRDLPRPTGLPVISMVPYAQLKERGFALHDGGEPLVSLVAEECREVDLDEILDGAEPEFSVGEVTFDVGDEEFTDVVRRVVEDEICRGEGSNFLISRRGRVHIEGFSTEVAKTVFRRLARNELGAYFTFCFFDGERYFIGSSPERHISITGEAVVMNPICGTLPKAALGSRSDLIEFLTDPKEINELFQVVDEELKMMARICSEGGVVKGPFLKEMGSLIHTEYLLEGHSRMDKIDAFRDSMFAATMIGSPLENAARVIHKYERESRRYYSSAIMVHGLDDSGEEYLDSAITIRTMEVSAAGDALLQSGCSVVRDSSPEKETKEVQAKIAGLLKALRSTERTQPVLDGYVDDRVKGILQSRNAYLSRFWIDDQQGSVALGAPALKSILIVDNEDEFTHMLGHVFQHLGLDVTVRDYDDPELNLSAADLVLVGPGPGDPRDLTDPKMRTVHRIVGELLDKKAKFIAVCLGHQVVSSRLGMEIVRVDPPLQGVQQQVDLFGQHEPVGFYNTFFAQRPEVAPAGVEIAAMPDGRVIALRSEKFCTFQFHVESLLTSNCVSILGRALEWLR
- a CDS encoding carbamoyltransferase: MITVGYNGFTGSAELFGRLYRRSGRDRNRVLGHDAGASLFVDGELVAAVEEERLSRQKRTSDFPVGALRRCLADAGIAPDDVDCFAFPWDFSDRVMDEQLRDIVAGPGSPAQKFDALSRLNELYTTLVSREAILADLRTRTGLDVPAEKLLLVPHHLAHLMCGYYLSGGEDAAFLITDGRAEHHSSVMGEVRGGAVTLFDESAIPIRHSLGLLYSKVTRYLGFMPNNDEYKVMGLSAFGSAPAGPNPLLEHVVRLLPGGRYELSFDNVLLDTQSYYGYFDRLFGREVPHEDWDFRVRVARWAQEAVETVTAHQLAHLETRTSMSRLLVEGGVALNCVNNTKLLERSSFAEVCVSFGASDPGVAIGAGFYPSFLAGERPRPVDTPYLGPAFGSAAAEAALRAAGDRVRWERLPQDRLLARTAELLRQKVVVGWFQGRLEYGPRALGHRSILANPSFPDIQDIINVRVKKRETFRPFAPVVLESVAPRVFEMGKKKSSPHMTFVFKVRKEYRDLIAGATHVDGTARIQTISRRQDQALAELLEIFERDTGVPCLLNTSFNVAEEPIVSSPEDALRCFLGTGMDHLVLEDFLVGKNER